The genome window CGGCGTCATGCAGCGGCGCCGACATGACAAAAGCGACTTATGATGTTAACTCAAACAATAGCGTTGACGATTCAGAGAGGCTGGGCGGAGCATTGCCTTCCATATATTTAACTAAAGCTGTTGCCACCACTACTTACTTGCCCTTATCTGTTGCCGCGACTACATATTTGAAATTAGCTGTAGCTAATACAGCTTATATGAAATTATCCGGAGGCACTCTTGGCGGCAAATTGAACATGAGCAATTTTTCTGTTATTTCTTCCAGTTCCATAGAAGGCATATCAAAGATAAGATGGGCAGACGGGTCTGTAAGTACCCATGCAGCCTCGATGAGCAGTGCTGATATGACAAAGTCCACCTATGATACAGATACAGATAATATAGTTGACAATTCAGAAAGGCTTGGCGGCAGCCTGCCTTCCCTATATTTAACTAAAGCTGTTGCCACTACTACTTACCTGCCTTTAGCTGTTGCATCCACTACGTATTTGAGATTGTCTGTTGCCAATACCACTTATATGAAATTATCCGGCGGGACGTTTAGCGGTGACATAACTTCATCGCAAAACAGATTGCAAATATCTACTAATGTGTATACAGTCGGCTATTCCTCAGCTGCCGCATTTTACGGAGACGGCTCAAACCTCAGCCTGGGCAGGTCATACGGAGAGATGTTTGCAACTGCTTCTGCGGATCTTAGTGACGTAACCGTTGCCGGCACTTATTTGAAAGCAGCCACTGTTACTACAGCTGGTGATCTTAAGAATTTCACCCATTCATCAGGAAGGTTGACTTATACTGGAACAAAAACAAAGATATTTAAATGCAGCGTTTCTTTAACCTCGGCAGTAGCCGCAGGCACACACCTGACAGGTTATAAGATCTATAAAAATGGGGCGCCAATTGCAAAGAGCGAAATATTATCTGTAACTGGAACAACAGCAATTAATAGATCGGATGTTAATCTTGGATGTCTCGCCCAATTAAACCAAAATGATTTCCTTGAACTTTGGCTTACAACCACTGATGCAATTATAGATGTGACAGTATCCTATTTGAATTTTAGTTTAACAGAGGTGCAATAGGAGCATAAATATTTTTTAAAATAAAATGAAAATAAAAAACTGTTATAAATTTATTTTATTGTTTCTCTATGGTTTTCTGTTTTTTTATTCCAAATGCCTGGCGGCAAGCGCGAGCGCTAACTATACGCTTGTCAATTACAGCTTGAATTCAAGCGCGGCAGCGGGGCTTTCCTCTGAAAATAACAAAGCGAAGGCGGCGATAGGGCAGAACATAGTTGTCTTAAGCGAAAGCCCGCTTTATAAGTCCCTGCCGGGCTACATCTCCGGGATTACGGCTACTGCGCTGACCTTTGCCTCGGATACCCTGGACAACGTTTACGTTTACCCTAACCCTTATAAGCCAAGCTCACAGGGAAGCATTTATCAGGCCCAGTACCTGACGTTTAAAAACCTTCCCCAGAGAGCTACAATAAAAATTTTCAGCCTCTCGGGTGAGTTGATAGCCGCGCTTGAAAAAGATTCAAGCTTGAACCAGTGCCAGTGGGTTCCGAAAAATGATGCCGGGAACCGGTTGTCGAGCGGTTTATATTTTTATTACATTACAGATGGCCAGGGAAGAAAATCAAAAGGCAAATTTACCGTAATACGCTAAAAAACGAAACGCTGTATGAAGAATAAATCCGGAATTATCCTTGTTTTATGGTTTGCGCTTGCAGGTTTTGCTTCTATTTCAAAAGCGGCTCTATTTTCCAGGGATGACGCAGGGACTACTTCGGCACAGTTTTTAAAACTCGGGACAGGCGCAAGGCCTGTTGCCATGGGCGAGGCCTTCACCGGCCTGGCAGACGACATAAATGCGATATACTGGAACCCTGCAGGCCTGACAAACATAAATAATAGGGAAATTACAGCAATGAGGGCTCAGTGGTTCGAAGACGTTTCTTTCAACTGGGCAGCCTATACTCAGCCTGCCTTTGGCGGCAGTCTCGGGTTAGGGTTGTTTTATCTCGGGTCAGGTGATATAAAAAAATACGACAATACAGGTAAGGCAAGAAACGAGTCTTACAGCGGTTTTGACTCTGCTTTAAGCGTTTCCTACGCAAGGCAGTCGCTCTCTATACCGCTCGGCATTACAGTGAAGTTCCTGAATTCAAAACTGGAGGAGGAGTCTGCCTCTGGCATTGCTGCGGATATAGGGTTGCTTAAGACGCTATCCAAAGCAAAAGATATTATTTTCGGCCTTGCCCTGCAAAACATAGGGACAGGTTTAAAGTATGTCCAGGATAACTCACCGCTTCCTTTGACGTTGAGGGCAGGCGTTTCGTTTAAACAGCTCAACAAAAAACTCCTTCTTGTTTCAGACCTGAACTTTCCCGTTGATAATGAAATAAATGCACACCTGGGAGCCGAATACAAACAGAATTTTGGCGCGTTTGACCTGTTCCCCAGAGTAGGTTTTAAGACAAATACGGTCCGCTCTAGGGATGTTTTGTCCGGGGTTTCCGGAGGCTTCGGCATTTCTTATAACGATATAAGCGTAAACTACGCCTGGGTCCCGTATTGGGAGCTGGGAGCTACCCAGAGGGTTGACATCGGGTTTAAGTTCAGCGAAACAAAAAAGAAAATAAAAATAGACTATTCCTCATATTCATCGCAGTATGCCTGTGTTGATTGTGTTAACATAGCAGCTCAAAACATCCACTTCGATTTCGGCAATTATAGCGTCAAAGAAATAGAAATGCCGATCCTGGATACCGTAGCCGCTCTGATATTCAAATACGACCCTTACAAAGTGCGCATTTCAGGGCATTCTGACACCGTGGAGGATAAAGCTTTTGGCAAAGATATCTCTTTTATGAGAGCGAATTTTGTTATGAAGTATTTAGTTGAAAGAGGCGTTCCGCAGGACAAGATTTATGCGGCAGGCTACGGGAGTGATTTACCCGTAGAACCTAACGACGCCGAAGCGGGGCGAAGCAAAAACAGGCGGGTAGAGTTTTTAATAACCGATAATAAAGGCGGAGAAGAATTAAAGTTTTCACTTTATGCTTCTTTAAAGGAAAAAGAAGAACTTATAAACATGGATTTAAAGCTTGGCCAGAGCCTATTTGCAGAAGATAACTATGATAAAGCTATAGAGGAATTTAAAAAAGTTTTACAGCTTGACCCTGACAATACCGAGGCCAAAGAGTATATAAGGAAGGCCGAAGACATGAAAATCGGCAAAAAGAGCGTAACGGCTGATAATATAGATAAAAAGATAACCAGGATGCGCGGGTATTTTCAGAATGGGCAGGAGTTATTTAAAAAAGGAAAATACAGGAAATCAATTAAAGAATTTGAAAAGGTTTTAAAAATAGACCCTATGCATGTCAAATCTATGAGATATATCTTGCGTGCCACAGAAGAGATTAATAAATAGCATCCCATCCCCGTTGTCCCTCATAATTGTTTTTTCTTTAAACTGTCAAATTTGAAGTAAGTTGAAATATGATTGAAAATTGAGTATAATTTATAAAGTTTCATTATTCTGAACGGAGGCGTAACGTGAAAGAAATCAAGGACAAGAACGACCTGGCTCTCGTTGAAAAACTTCAGGAAGGATATAAATCTATCAAGGACCAGCTGTCAAAGGTCATAGTGGGACAGGACGAAGTTATTGAAAAACTTTTAATAGCGCTTTTTTCTAAGGGCCATGTTTTGATAGTAGGGGTGCCCGGCCTTGCAAAGACACTCCTTATCTCAAGCCTTGCAAACATCCTGGACCTCAATTTTAGCAGGATACAGTTCACTCCTGACCTTATGCCCGCGGACATTACAGGCACTGAGCTGATAGAACAGGATCCGTCTACAGGCAAAAGGAGTTTCAGGTTCGTCAAAGGGCCGTTGTTCGGGCAGATAATCCTTGCAGATGAAATAAACCGCACTCCTCCTAAGACCCAGGCAGCTCTGCTCCAGGCGATGCAGGAATATAAGATAACAGCAGGCGGCCAGACCTATCCTTTGATGCTTCCTTTTTTTGTTCTGGCTACCCAGAATCCCATAGAACAGGAAGGTACCTACCCTTTGCCGGAAGCGCAGCTGGACAGGTTTTTCTTTCAGATAAATATTGATTATCCGAGCGCAGAACAGGAAAAGGCGATCATTACGCGGACGACCGGTGCCTACGAACCTAAACTTGAGAAAGTGCTGGCTGCAAATGAAATTTTAAGCCTTCAGGAAATTGTGAGAAAAGTCCCTGCCTCGGACCATGCAGTCGATTTTGCTGTCCGTTTGACCAGGTCATCGAGGCCGAATGAAAAAGACTCACCTGATTTTATTAAGCAGTTCGTAAGCTGGGGAGCCGGCCCGCGCGGAGCCCAGGCCTTGATAATCGGCGCCAAGGCGAGGGCTATCCTGTCCGGCCGCTATGCGGTTTCAATAGAAGATATTAAGGAACTGGTTTACACGAGCTTGCGGCACAGGGTTTTAGTTAATTTTCATGCAGAAGCTGAAGGAATAACCAGCGAAGAGATAATAAAGCGGTTGTTAGCTCAAGTCGCAAGCGAATAAACTAAGCGGAACTAAAGTAAATTCAAAATGAAAAATGAAAAATGCAAAATTAATGTGTCCGCTATGGCGGACGTATTAAAATTATTCGCAAAAGGCGAATACCTCAATTTTGCATTTTGCATTTTGCAATTTGCATTTAAGTCAGCTGCAATAGGCGGTCTGACTTTATGAAATTTTTCGATCCGGTTTCTCTGGCAAAACTTGCAAATATGCATATCCGGGCAAAATCCGTGGTAGAAGGCCTTTTGTCCGGGCTGCATAACAGCCCTTATAAAGGGCATTCGCTTGAGTTTTCCCAGCACAGGGAATATTCCTACGGCGACGAGTTAAGGCATATTGACTGGAAGGTTTTCGGCAGGTCCGATAAATTCTTCATAAAACAATTCCAGGATGAAACAAATTTAAGGGGCTATATACTTTTAGACGCTTCAGGTTCCATGAACTTTGCCTCAAGCGGGCATATAACCAAGCTTGATTATGCCAAATTTCTTGCCGCTTCATTGGCCTACCTTTTCCTTCACCAGGAGGATTCCGCATCTTTGAGCGCTTTTGATTCCGGCCTTCGTTTTTATCTTCCTCCAAGGCACCAACTCTCGCATCTTTCGGTAATCTTTGATAAATTAGAGGAATTATCAAGCGGAGGCGAGACCGAGATAGAAAATGTCCTGAAGCTGTTCGGCCAATATTTAAAAAAGCGGGGGCTTATAATCTTTATCTCCGACCTCTTAGCGGACCCGCAGAACGTCCTTAAGGCCTTAAAATACCTGCGTTTCAGGCACCATGAGATAATCGTCCTTCAGGTGCTTGACCCAAGTGAGGTAAAATTCCCTTTCCTGGGAGACAATCTTTTCATCCATCTGGAAAATGAAAAAGAAATCTTTGCCGATGCGGATACGCTGCGGGCAGAATACATAAAACTTTTCAAACAATTCCTGGATGAATACAAAACCGGTTTCCGCAAGGCCGATATAGATTATTATTTGATAACCACAGATACACCGGTCGAGATCGCCCTGGGACAGTGCTTGAGCAATAGAAGCTAAAAAACATAGCGTAGAGCGTATAGCGGATAGCGTAGAGAAAAGCTAAAACATGAACAGACTTTGACGTTCCTATACGCTCTACGCTATCCGCTATCCGCTTTCAGTTAAATATATGAATCTTTCTTTCCTTAATATTTCAATTCTCTGGGCCTTGCCTGTAGTATTATTACCGCTTATACTCCATCTTTTTTTCAAGAAGAACCCGAAAAAACAAGAGTTCAGCGATTTTCGTTTTATCTATCTTGCATTACAAAAACTGCAGAATAAATTCAGGTTGAGGCAGTATTTATTGCTTTTAACCAGGATGCTTATACTCTTTCTTTTGGTATTGTTTTTTGCAAAACCGATACTGCAATTCAACTTGCAGAAAGGTTCCGAAAGTAAAGATAACCTGATAGCCCTGGTTTTATTGATAGATACTTCATATTCCATGGACTACAACCAGGAAGGCAGGCCGCGCTTTGAACATAACAAAGTGATAGCAAAAAAGATAATTTCTATGCTTTCTGCAAGAGACAGGATAGGCATCATAGCATATTCAAACAGGATAGAAGCTGCAACACCCAGCCTGAGCAACGACAAGAAATACCTTTTAAAGATAATCGATGAGCTGAAGGTTACTAACCGTCCGACCGATTTCAGCGCGGCGTGGCCTGTCTTAAAACAGCTCCTGGGCCAGTTCCCGGCGTCAAACCAGGCGGCGGTCGTACTTTCCGACCTTGCTTCTCACGGGTTTAACACAACCCTGCCGGAAGATGACAGGAGCATCAAGGTGTTTTATTTTAAGCCAAAAGGGGGGGATAACTATTGGTTAAATGAAGTAAAAGCGGGGTTCTCTGATGTTCAAAACATGTGGAATATAGAATCCGTGTGCAGGTTTGATTCCGGAAAGTACCCATTTTTATGGCCTGTGAACTATTTTATAGACAATAAGAAGGCAGGCAGTGATGTCCTTGATGTTTCATCGAAAGACAAAATAAAGGTTTTTTTCTCCTGCCCGGGTGAAACCGACGGCCTGCCTTTCAGGGCCAGGCTGGAACAGGATAACCTGGACAGGGATAATAATTATTACTTACTGCTTGACCAGCCAAAAAAATGCAAGACCTGGATAGTCGACGGGGACCCGAGGTTCGGAGGCGTTACGTCCGAGAGTTTTTATTTAAAGAATGCCCTCTTAAATGCCGTAACAGTAGGCGAAGACAAGGTAGATGAAACGCAGTTAAAGCCTCCCGGAGTCGTTATCCTTGCAAATTTAAGGAAAGACCATGAAAATATAGACCGGTTCATAAACTCCGGAGGAGGGGCGCTTATTTTTCTTGGCGACAGGACAGCTGATGAATTCAATCCCGATTACCTGCCGGGGAATATCGGTTCCAGGTTTGAGAAAACCCAAAGCATAAACTGGGAATCCAAGGACCATGTTTTGAACAAGTTAATGGATATGTCCGAATTTGAGATCGCCAATATCGCCGTAAATCAGGGTTTTGTGCTTCAGGCAAAACCGGGTTCTCAGGTACTGGCGAGCCTTTCATCGGGCTGGCCTTATCTGCTTGAATCGAAGTACGGCGACGGCAGGGTTATCCTGTGCGCGACCAGGGCAAACCGCGAGTGGGGCAACATCGTAAGTAAAACCGTTTTTATGCCCCTGATAAAAAATATCGCAGCTTATTTGTCCGGTGGTGCCGAGGAAACGAATACAGCTTCTTTAAAAATAGGCGAAGCTTTTAGGTATAAAACTTCTATGCCGGATAGCAGGGTTCTTAAGCCCGACGGCACTGTCGTAAAGGCTGTAAAGGGAGGCGAAGAGGCTCTTTTTACCGATACCGAAGAACCGGGCATATATGCTATGGTTTCAGGCGGCAGGGTTATAAAAAAGTTTGCGGTAAATCTAGACACATCTATTGAAAGCGAGCTTTCACCCGCGGGCGATACAAGCCTTAAGAGGTATTTTTCAAAGAATTACCTCATAAAGCTTGACGAAGCTAACTGGGAAAGCCAGTTCATTTCGGCCATATCCGGAAAAGATATATCCAGATGGCTGCTCCTAATCATATTTTTGCTTATAATAGCCGAAATTTATCTTGCAAACCCGATGTCTAAAAAAATAAATTAGAGGGGAAATCATAGATGTCCCAATTTGGTGTCATACCCGCGAACAGACTGTGTCGCAATCGGTAAAAATGAAGGTTTTGTCATTGCGAGGCGTCTTTTGCCGAAGCAATCCATATTTTAACGACGAGATTGCTTCGCCTTCGGCTCGCAATGACATTCTGGCACCTCCTCTCCTGCCGGAGAGGTTTCACAGGAGAAGAATACTATGATGATTTTGAGGATACTTCTTGTTATAATCTTTTCAATAAATCTTTGTTTTTCCCAGGAAGGGAATTATTTTAAGTTCGTACAGCTGAAATATGACGGCAAATGTGACCCTTACCCGGAGGCCTGGCAGGATATACTGGAGTTTATTACCACTACTACTACAATAAAACCGCTCAAGGAAAGGAAACTGGTCACTTTAGATGACGAAGAACTGTTCTCATACCCGTATTTGTTCATCCTGGGCACAGAAAGCTTCCCGGGTTTAAGCGATAAAGACTGTGCTGTGATTAGGAGGTACCTCTCTAACGGCGGGATGATATTTGCCGAGGATTCTTCCGGGATAAAAGGCAGTGCTTTTGATTCTTCCTTCAGGAAAGAAATAGCCAAGGCCTTTCCTGAAAGCAAGCTTAAAAAACTGCCCTTTGACCACCCGCTTTACAGGGCTTATTATCTGTTAAGAAAGGTGGGAGGGAGGCGTTTGACAAATAATTATATGGAAGGAATAGATATTTCAGGAAGGACTGCGCTCATCTATTCGCAGAATGACCTTATCGGTGCCTGGGCAAAAGACCGTCTGGGGAATTACTTGTGGCACTGCCTGCCCGGGGAAGAGACCCAGAGGTTTGAAGCGCAGAAACTGACCTTGAACCTGATAATGTATTTTGTCACAGGCACCTATAAAAGCGATGCTGTGCATAAACCGTACATACAGGAAAAGCTGGGAAGATAATAATATGGCAATTTCGAAATCCGAAGCACTAATTTCGAAAAAAATCGCAAACTTAAAAAAGCAAAATATTTTTTCTTTTTGCCTATTGGTCATTGATTATTTTTTCGAGATTCGAAATTGGTTATTCGAGATTGGAACTATAAATGAGCATTGAACTATTTAAATTTGATTATATTTTTGCTCTGTCTGTGCTTTTAGCCGCAGGCGGGCTGGTTTTGCTTTGGCATCTGCAGAACAGGAAGGCTGTTTTTTTATGGAGGGCGGCCAACATTGTAGTCCTTTTACTGCTTATCTGCCAGCCTGTGCTGGTAAATTATTCGAGCGACGACAGGCCCCTGGTGGCTGTTGCCGTAGATGTTTCTCCGAGCATGGTGACAGCAGGCCGGATAAAGACAGTGGAAGATATCCTGGAGCGAAACTATGAATCTTTGAGCGAAAAGCTAAGGCTTAAAAACTATGTTTTTTCGTCTTTGTCAGGCCAGTTAAATACCGGCCTTGATAAATATTTGAAAGACAAAAAATCAGCGGAATCGCTGGGTTTTTATACGGACCTCTACAGGTCGCTGTGGGACATAAGAAGAGAGAACGGCGAGAAATTGTCCGGCATAATACTTCTTTCGGACGGGAACCATAACGCCGGTACCCTGCCGGAGTCCTGGATAAAAGAGCTGAATATCCCTGTTTTCCCTGTCAATTTAGGAAATAAAGGCGGCTTAAAAGACCTGGCCATAAACGGTTTAAAAGTCAGCGATTTTGCTTTCAAGAACCTTCCTTTGAAGATAACGGTAAACTTAAGCGCTATCGGTTTTTCTGGCAGGTATGCCACGGTAAATTTAAGAAGGATTGATTCGAACGCAACACTTGCGTCGCATACGGCCAAAATAAACTCGGATAATGAGAGTTTTGATGCCGTCCTTGATTATACGCCGAGCCTGAGCGGCAGGTTCATGTATGAAGCCGAAGCCCTGCCTTTAAAAGGCGAAACAACCCTTGCAAATAACAAAAAACGATTTTATCTTGATATAATCCGCGACAAAATACGGGTGCTTTACCTCTGCGGCCAGCCGGGCCCGGAATATTCTTTTTTAAGGCACTATCTCAAAAACGACCCGCTGGTTGAGCTGGTATCTTTTGTTATCTTAAGGAACCCTGAGAACATTACCCTGGTATCGGATTACGACCTGTCCTTGATACCGTTTCCGGTGGAAACGATATTTGTCAGTGACCTGAAGAATTTTGATGTCTTTATACTTGATAACTTTACTTACCGGAGGTTCGGTTTCCTGCCGGAATACCTTGCCAATATCAAGAGATGGGTGGTTGAAAAGGGCGGCGGGCTTATCATGATAGGAGGAGAAAATTCTTTCGGGAAAGGCGGCTGGGCCGGGACTCCTCTGGAAAGTATCCTGCCTGTGATATTCGATAAACCGCAGGACGAAGACGAGAACGGGCTGTTCAGCCCTAAAATAGAGGATACGCGGCAGGACATAATGAGGTTAAACGATGACGAAAAAAAGAACCTGGAACTCTGGAAAAACGCCCCGCAGCTTGAGGGCTGCCAGGCGCTTGTTAAAAACTTAAATGCAAAGGTATTGCTGCGCCATCCATGGAAGAACTGGGTTGTGCTGGCCTCGTGGGATATAGGAAAAGGCAGGGCTGCCGCGCTTGGGGCCAATACGACCTGGCGCTGGGCTTTAGCCGGCCAATCAACGGAATTGTATTATAGTTTCTGGAAAAATATGATCCGCTACCTTTCGCATTCCGAAAAATCGTTCGAAGGGAAGATAAACTTAGACAGGCCGGAATACTTTTCCGGGCAGGAATACAGCTTAAAGCTAAGGGGGAACAAAGACCTGAATAGGAAAAATATGAAGCTTGTCCTGGTGGAGCCGTCAGGACAAAGGTCTGAACTGGAGGTTAACAAAATAAGCGAGAAAGAATGGGAAGCCAAAGGCGTATTTAGGGCCAGCGGGAAATACTCTTTTCAGTTTTATTTAAATGAGAACGGGGTTTTTGCTGCCAAGGATTCTGCCGGCGTGGACGTAAAACCATTTTTATTGCAGGAAAAAACGAACCTGAAACAGAACGATGAGCTCTTAAACAGCGCAGCCGCAGAGTCGGGCGGGGAATACTTTGATAAAGATGAAATATTGGTAAATAAGTTGTATAGTAAATTAAGGGATATAAAAAAGAGGGCTGTAATTAACAAAACAACTCTGTGGTCAAACCCCTGGCTTATGGCTCTTATTATCTTGAGTTTTTTAGGCGAGTGGATATACAGAAGAAAAATCGGGCTGTGGTGAAAACAATTGGAAAATTAGGCTGTTGACGGACTCCTAAGGTGTCATTGCTTCTCCCGCAAAGCGGGAGAAGCAATGACAGAAAATCAAGTTCAGCAACAGCCTCATTTGAAATATTACAATCCCGCAGAATTCACTGAAAAATGCTCGCTCATCACTGGCTCCACGGTTAAGGAGGTAAAAAATGTAAACCAAACTTCTCAATTGCACATCCCACCAAATCGTCAAAAAACAGGTATCAGTCAAGCCTGCAAGGTCAAACTAATCAAAAAATTAA of Candidatus Liberimonas magnetica contains these proteins:
- a CDS encoding T9SS type A sorting domain-containing protein, whose product is MKIKNCYKFILLFLYGFLFFYSKCLAASASANYTLVNYSLNSSAAAGLSSENNKAKAAIGQNIVVLSESPLYKSLPGYISGITATALTFASDTLDNVYVYPNPYKPSSQGSIYQAQYLTFKNLPQRATIKIFSLSGELIAALEKDSSLNQCQWVPKNDAGNRLSSGLYFYYITDGQGRKSKGKFTVIR
- a CDS encoding PorV/PorQ family protein; this encodes MKNKSGIILVLWFALAGFASISKAALFSRDDAGTTSAQFLKLGTGARPVAMGEAFTGLADDINAIYWNPAGLTNINNREITAMRAQWFEDVSFNWAAYTQPAFGGSLGLGLFYLGSGDIKKYDNTGKARNESYSGFDSALSVSYARQSLSIPLGITVKFLNSKLEEESASGIAADIGLLKTLSKAKDIIFGLALQNIGTGLKYVQDNSPLPLTLRAGVSFKQLNKKLLLVSDLNFPVDNEINAHLGAEYKQNFGAFDLFPRVGFKTNTVRSRDVLSGVSGGFGISYNDISVNYAWVPYWELGATQRVDIGFKFSETKKKIKIDYSSYSSQYACVDCVNIAAQNIHFDFGNYSVKEIEMPILDTVAALIFKYDPYKVRISGHSDTVEDKAFGKDISFMRANFVMKYLVERGVPQDKIYAAGYGSDLPVEPNDAEAGRSKNRRVEFLITDNKGGEELKFSLYASLKEKEELINMDLKLGQSLFAEDNYDKAIEEFKKVLQLDPDNTEAKEYIRKAEDMKIGKKSVTADNIDKKITRMRGYFQNGQELFKKGKYRKSIKEFEKVLKIDPMHVKSMRYILRATEEINK
- a CDS encoding MoxR family ATPase, producing MKDKNDLALVEKLQEGYKSIKDQLSKVIVGQDEVIEKLLIALFSKGHVLIVGVPGLAKTLLISSLANILDLNFSRIQFTPDLMPADITGTELIEQDPSTGKRSFRFVKGPLFGQIILADEINRTPPKTQAALLQAMQEYKITAGGQTYPLMLPFFVLATQNPIEQEGTYPLPEAQLDRFFFQINIDYPSAEQEKAIITRTTGAYEPKLEKVLAANEILSLQEIVRKVPASDHAVDFAVRLTRSSRPNEKDSPDFIKQFVSWGAGPRGAQALIIGAKARAILSGRYAVSIEDIKELVYTSLRHRVLVNFHAEAEGITSEEIIKRLLAQVASE
- a CDS encoding DUF58 domain-containing protein, with product MKFFDPVSLAKLANMHIRAKSVVEGLLSGLHNSPYKGHSLEFSQHREYSYGDELRHIDWKVFGRSDKFFIKQFQDETNLRGYILLDASGSMNFASSGHITKLDYAKFLAASLAYLFLHQEDSASLSAFDSGLRFYLPPRHQLSHLSVIFDKLEELSSGGETEIENVLKLFGQYLKKRGLIIFISDLLADPQNVLKALKYLRFRHHEIIVLQVLDPSEVKFPFLGDNLFIHLENEKEIFADADTLRAEYIKLFKQFLDEYKTGFRKADIDYYLITTDTPVEIALGQCLSNRS
- a CDS encoding VWA domain-containing protein, which produces MNLSFLNISILWALPVVLLPLILHLFFKKNPKKQEFSDFRFIYLALQKLQNKFRLRQYLLLLTRMLILFLLVLFFAKPILQFNLQKGSESKDNLIALVLLIDTSYSMDYNQEGRPRFEHNKVIAKKIISMLSARDRIGIIAYSNRIEAATPSLSNDKKYLLKIIDELKVTNRPTDFSAAWPVLKQLLGQFPASNQAAVVLSDLASHGFNTTLPEDDRSIKVFYFKPKGGDNYWLNEVKAGFSDVQNMWNIESVCRFDSGKYPFLWPVNYFIDNKKAGSDVLDVSSKDKIKVFFSCPGETDGLPFRARLEQDNLDRDNNYYLLLDQPKKCKTWIVDGDPRFGGVTSESFYLKNALLNAVTVGEDKVDETQLKPPGVVILANLRKDHENIDRFINSGGGALIFLGDRTADEFNPDYLPGNIGSRFEKTQSINWESKDHVLNKLMDMSEFEIANIAVNQGFVLQAKPGSQVLASLSSGWPYLLESKYGDGRVILCATRANREWGNIVSKTVFMPLIKNIAAYLSGGAEETNTASLKIGEAFRYKTSMPDSRVLKPDGTVVKAVKGGEEALFTDTEEPGIYAMVSGGRVIKKFAVNLDTSIESELSPAGDTSLKRYFSKNYLIKLDEANWESQFISAISGKDISRWLLLIIFLLIIAEIYLANPMSKKIN
- a CDS encoding DUF4159 domain-containing protein → MMILRILLVIIFSINLCFSQEGNYFKFVQLKYDGKCDPYPEAWQDILEFITTTTTIKPLKERKLVTLDDEELFSYPYLFILGTESFPGLSDKDCAVIRRYLSNGGMIFAEDSSGIKGSAFDSSFRKEIAKAFPESKLKKLPFDHPLYRAYYLLRKVGGRRLTNNYMEGIDISGRTALIYSQNDLIGAWAKDRLGNYLWHCLPGEETQRFEAQKLTLNLIMYFVTGTYKSDAVHKPYIQEKLGR
- a CDS encoding glutamine amidotransferase is translated as MSIELFKFDYIFALSVLLAAGGLVLLWHLQNRKAVFLWRAANIVVLLLLICQPVLVNYSSDDRPLVAVAVDVSPSMVTAGRIKTVEDILERNYESLSEKLRLKNYVFSSLSGQLNTGLDKYLKDKKSAESLGFYTDLYRSLWDIRRENGEKLSGIILLSDGNHNAGTLPESWIKELNIPVFPVNLGNKGGLKDLAINGLKVSDFAFKNLPLKITVNLSAIGFSGRYATVNLRRIDSNATLASHTAKINSDNESFDAVLDYTPSLSGRFMYEAEALPLKGETTLANNKKRFYLDIIRDKIRVLYLCGQPGPEYSFLRHYLKNDPLVELVSFVILRNPENITLVSDYDLSLIPFPVETIFVSDLKNFDVFILDNFTYRRFGFLPEYLANIKRWVVEKGGGLIMIGGENSFGKGGWAGTPLESILPVIFDKPQDEDENGLFSPKIEDTRQDIMRLNDDEKKNLELWKNAPQLEGCQALVKNLNAKVLLRHPWKNWVVLASWDIGKGRAAALGANTTWRWALAGQSTELYYSFWKNMIRYLSHSEKSFEGKINLDRPEYFSGQEYSLKLRGNKDLNRKNMKLVLVEPSGQRSELEVNKISEKEWEAKGVFRASGKYSFQFYLNENGVFAAKDSAGVDVKPFLLQEKTNLKQNDELLNSAAAESGGEYFDKDEILVNKLYSKLRDIKKRAVINKTTLWSNPWLMALIILSFLGEWIYRRKIGLW